The Hymenobacter swuensis DY53 genome includes the window AAATAGCGGGTTAGCCCTGTTTCGGGCCCGAATTCGCCTTCTTTTTGTCGCGCGCCGCCTGCCATGGGCAGTGCCGGCAACCGTTGCCGCAGCAGGAGCCGCGCCGCCGATGGTACTGTTCGGTGAATACCATGTATCCTTCCGGAGTGAAATAGAAGTCGCCGGGCTGGAGGGGCTGAGGAGCGGCTGAAGGCACGAAACGTAAAATCGGATGAAGCCGCAAGATACGCAACGGGCCAACAGCTAGGTGGTAACCGAAGCCAGCAGTTGTTTGTATCTTACTCTACCAACAGGTGCGGCCCGTGTTCCGGCGGCCGGCCCTCCGTATCGTATGCACCTCATCCGGCTTCTTCCTTTGTTCCTTGTCCTGTCATCGTTTGCAGCAATAGCCCAGCAGACACTACCGGCTACGCTGACTTGGCTGGTGACACGGGTAGCCCAGTCATCGGCGGAGCCCCTGCCAACGCTGCCGTT containing:
- a CDS encoding DUF5522 domain-containing protein; amino-acid sequence: MPSAAPQPLQPGDFYFTPEGYMVFTEQYHRRRGSCCGNGCRHCPWQAARDKKKANSGPKQG